The nucleotide sequence GCGGCGAAGAATCTTCACCTTTGGTTTGACCGCAGGCCCCGCCACATTGATGGCACTGCGCCGCATGGTGCCTGTCCAGCTTTCGCCATCAGAATGGATGATGACCTTCAGCGTTGCGGGCGGGGTGCCCAAAGCGCAGAGGTACTTGCCTGGGTTTTGCCCGACACTCACCCCGTCAAGGCATCCGTTCGTCCCACGGCAGACGACATCCATAGCGTCAAGAATAGACGACTTGCCCGAACCGTTCTCTCCGAAGAGCATCGTGAAGTCTTTCTTCGGATCGAAGTCCAACTCGAACGCTCCGATCGCGCCACGGAAGCCGGTCATCTGAATTTTGGTGATAGGCTTACTCATCGTTGGCCTCCCCGGAAGCGGCCTGTGGAGCAGTGGCCATGTCAACCCAGAGGTTCCAGTCCTCCTGCTTGACACCGCCTGTTTTCAGCTTGGAGAGAAGGGAGCCCTTGTGGGCCGCGGTGATCAACCCTGCGGCAACCAGAGCGTCGGTGACTTGCGATGCCAAAACATCGTTGGGACTCTGGGGAGGTGCGGGTGCACTCGGCATGGCAGGGACTCCAGTCATTGGATTCTCCAGCGGATCGTGAAAAGAGCGTGGACGGTACTCGTATGCTTCAACTGCTTCTCGATCTTGCCGATCAGTTCTTCGCGCTGTTGATCGATGGCGTCCTGAGCGTCATATAGCTCCCGACGCTTAATGTTGCGACGCCGGTCCAATTCACGGATCTGTTTCTGATGGGCGAGTTTGTCCTGCAATGATTGGGCAAGGGCTGCCGTCCGACGAAGCTCGCGAACCTGCTTGTCCAGTTCCTTAATATCGTGTTCCAGCGAGAGCTTGAGGTCCTCGCTCCAACGGTCGAGCTTGAGGACTTCCTCGTCGAAGAATCGGGCATTGCGCGTGTCGATCTCGCCCAGGCGGGCCGCGACCTCGACCTTGCGCTGCTCGGCCAAGTCGGGGGTGTCCGTGGCTTCAGGGCCGAGCGTTGCGGGGAGGGACATGAGCTTGCGGCAGATCTCCTCGTCGAGGACCTGCTTGTGGTCGGTCTTGGCGGCGAAGACCAGGAACTCGTCCACTTCAACGGCGCATATGGTGAGCTTGGACACCTCCAGCCAGCCGGACTGCCCGACGAGCGGCTCAATCACGCTGATCTTGGACGGGTGGTTCGTGTAGTCGAACGTGATCTCGGCGACAGGCAGCTTGCGGCCGATGGCGCGCTCGATAAGGCGCAAGGCCAAGGGGTGATCCGGGCGGTAGAAATGCTCATCCGCAGTCTCGGCGGCCTTCCAGTCGAGGTTGTACCAGCCGTGTCGAGCTTCGCCCTCGGAAGTGTCGCCTGTGTAAAGGAAACGCGGCATCTGCGGGTCGAACTGAGCTTGGCTGTCAAGCTCAACCCGCGTCAAATCGAGCAGCCATCGTTCCCGCTGCGAGAGGCATTCGAGCGTTTTCTCGCGGCTGATCTTGAGACGGGATCGCACGTCCTCGTCGAAGTGTTCCAGCAACGCCTGACGGGTCGCGGCCAGGCGTGCCTGAATTTTGGCGTCCAGTTCCGCCTGTAGAGTGTCGAAGGCGGCCTGAATCTCGGCGTTCGTGCGGCAGGTCTGGTAGACCTCGGCGATACGACGCTCGATGTCCACGCCGGATTCCAACGCGCCCAGCACTTCATCCGAGGCACCGAAGACGCCGTCAAATAGGCGGAACTTCTCGCTGAGCAACTCGTAAACCCGCTTGTCAGCCTCGTTGCGACGATTCAGGAAATTGACGACGACCACGTCGTGCTTCTGGCCGTAACGATGGCAACGGCCGATGCGCTGCTCGATGCGTTGCGGGTTCCAGGGAAGGTCGAAGTTGACGACCAACGAGCAGAATTGAAGGTTGACACCTTCGGCAGCTGCTTCCGTGGCAATCAGGATCGTGGCTTCATCACGGAAATGCTCAACAATGGCCGCCTTCATGTCCACGGCACGGGAGCCGGTGACGCGATCTGTTCCCTGGTGCTTGGCCAGCCAACGCTGGTAGATTTCGCCGTGGTGAGGCTGGTTGTTCGTGCCATTGATCGTGGCGACCTGGCCATCGTAGCCGTTGGCGACGAGCAGATCGTAGAGGTAGGTCTGGGTCTCGCGCGACTCGGTGAAGATGACGGCCTTGCGGGGCGCACCGAGGACTTGGGCCTTGGCGAACGCGGTCCCGAGGGCGGGCAGCAAGGCGTCACCCTTGGCATTGTGGGCGATTCTGGCGGCAAGCTCGGCGTATCGCCTCAGGTCTTCCAGTTCGCCTTTCAACTGCTCCGGGTCGATTTCTTCTTCCACGTCCGCCTCGGCATCCTCGCCGTACTCGTCGGCCAGTTCGTCAATGCCTTCCAAGTCCTCATCATCAAGCAGGTCGAGTCGATCTCGAAGATTCTCGAGGCGATCCGCGAGTCGGCGAAGCGTCCGGGCAATGGCGAAGGTGGACGAGGCCAGCAGCTTTCGCAGCACCATTGTGATGAGTTGCCGCTGACTGGCGGGCAGTGCATACAGCACTTCTCGTTGCAGGTAGGTCGTGATGTCGTCGTAGAGGGCCTGCTCCTGGTCCGTCGGCAAGAACTCCTGGGTGATCGGGACGCGGTTGGTGAAGGGGATGTACTCCGTCACCTGCTTGCGCAGCGCGCGGGTGCAAACAGATGCGATCCGCTGTTTCAGTTGGACGTTTCGGCTCAGTTCGTCGTTGTTGTTGATGAACTGCTCTCGGAATGACGCCACGTCGCCGAAGACGTGCGGGTCAATCACGCTGACAAGGCTGAATAGCTCCAGGAGCGAGTTCTGCAGCGGCGTGGCGGTGAGCAAGAGCTTGGGTGCCTTGCCGACCGCCTCTGTGATGCGGTGGGCCATCGTCTTCTGCGCGGCCGGATTGTTTTGGAGCCGTGTACGCGAGCGGTGGACATTCCGCAGACGATGGGCCTCGTCGATCACCACCATGTCCCATGGCACCTGTGCTACAGCGGCGGCCTTGGCGGCGGCGAAGTTGTACGAGCAGATGACAGCCTTGTCCTTCTGGTCGAAGGGATTGCCGCCGCCATTCTTCCGCAGACGCCCGACCACTTGGGAATCCAGAACGTCGGACGAGATGAAGAACTTCTCGCTCAACTCCTGTTGCCACTGCTTACGGAGCATGGCGGGCACGACGATGAGGATGCGACGGCGGCGCTCGGCCCATCTCTGCGAAAGCACAATGCCCGCTTCAACCGTCTTTCCCAAGCCAACCTCGTCGGCCAGGATAGCCCCGTTGGTGAAGGGCGAGCGAACGGCGAAGAGCGCGGCATCGATTTGGTGCGGATTCAGATCAACCCGTGCGTTGGCGATGGACCGCGACAGCGCAGCAATGTCGCCCCCTGACCCACGAAGGGTCAAGGCGTGCGCCCAATACTGGCTGTGGTATGCGGTGTTCATTTGCCGCGCCCCTTGGTCATGCGGGTCCGGCCCTTGTTGGTCAGCCGGTATTTCTGAAGGCGACTAGTGGGCTTCTCGGGGCGGGTGGCTTCGATGAACCCATGTTTCATGGCGGGATGAAGGTAGTTCTCGCGGAACGTTGGCCTGTGCTTAATTCCAAGCAGCTCGCGAAGTTCTCCCGCCGATTTTTCCCCGGACTCAAGGGCCTGTAAGAGACGCCCGACCGGGTCGCTCGACTGGGTCGCCGACTGGGTCGGTAACTGGGTCGGTAACTGGGTCGGTAACTGGGTCGGTGCTGCTTGCAAGGGCCGCCAGAGGGTCTGGATGAACTGCCCGCTCTCCTGTCGGAATTCGGGCGCACGCAGCTTGGCGGCTTTGCAGAGACCGATCATGTCCAGGATGCCGGTTCCCGCCTTTTCAATGTGCCGCGTGAGGAAAAGCGGCTCGGCGATGAGCGGATTGCGGGGAATCGAGGCATGGGGGAGCCGTAGGGACTCGGGCGTGAGTGACGGCGGCAGCTCGCCGGGGTTCCAAATCTCCAACCGGTCGGCGAAGAGCATGACTTGGACGGAGGCGTTGGAGGCATAGTCGCGGTGGGCGACAGCGTTAACGATGGCCTCGGCGACGGCCGCTGGCGGGAGTTCATAGGTTACAGGAGCCTGAGTGCTCTCGGCGCGGGTGCCGACCGCCGCCGCGATCTTCGACATCACGAAAGCCACCGACTGGTCCACCAGCTCGAACACCGTGCCTTTGTAGATGTGGTAATCCGGGATCGGCTTGGCTACCGTGGTGCTGTGAAATTGGAGGCACTTGACCTCTGAGGTAATGAGAAAACGCTGAGGCTGTTTGCCGAAAAGTAGGACGGCGGCATGGCTGGGCCGCCCATGGTCGAGGAGGTTCAGATGGGCCAGGGCTTTCTCAGTGGAGGTTCGGGGACCGAGAGGGTAGTTGCGCTCGGCTTGGGCGCGGGCAAGGAATTCCTGCACCTTCTTGCGGGAGAGATCATTGAGCGTGGCGTCGGGACAGGCCGCCGCGTCGAATGGACGTGTGCGGACGGTTCCGGCGCTAACCAGGTATTCGACGAGGCTGGAGTATACGAGTGCGGTTAGTTCGGGAATACTTCCGAATCGTCGCCGGATGAGTTG is from Planctomycetota bacterium and encodes:
- a CDS encoding DUF4062 domain-containing protein, producing MKELIFISSVQKELTTERRALKDYIQGDALLGRFFEVFLFEDMPASDRRADEVYLNEVDRCDVYLGLLGNEYGYEDDQGFSPTEREFDQATAAGKQRLIFVKGDKDSARHPKMQALVRKAGNQLIRRRFGSIPELTALVYSSLVEYLVSAGTVRTRPFDAAACPDATLNDLSRKKVQEFLARAQAERNYPLGPRTSTEKALAHLNLLDHGRPSHAAVLLFGKQPQRFLITSEVKCLQFHSTTVAKPIPDYHIYKGTVFELVDQSVAFVMSKIAAAVGTRAESTQAPVTYELPPAAVAEAIVNAVAHRDYASNASVQVMLFADRLEIWNPGELPPSLTPESLRLPHASIPRNPLIAEPLFLTRHIEKAGTGILDMIGLCKAAKLRAPEFRQESGQFIQTLWRPLQAAPTQLPTQLPTQLPTQSATQSSDPVGRLLQALESGEKSAGELRELLGIKHRPTFRENYLHPAMKHGFIEATRPEKPTSRLQKYRLTNKGRTRMTKGRGK
- a CDS encoding DEAD/DEAH box helicase, whose protein sequence is MNTAYHSQYWAHALTLRGSGGDIAALSRSIANARVDLNPHQIDAALFAVRSPFTNGAILADEVGLGKTVEAGIVLSQRWAERRRRILIVVPAMLRKQWQQELSEKFFISSDVLDSQVVGRLRKNGGGNPFDQKDKAVICSYNFAAAKAAAVAQVPWDMVVIDEAHRLRNVHRSRTRLQNNPAAQKTMAHRITEAVGKAPKLLLTATPLQNSLLELFSLVSVIDPHVFGDVASFREQFINNNDELSRNVQLKQRIASVCTRALRKQVTEYIPFTNRVPITQEFLPTDQEQALYDDITTYLQREVLYALPASQRQLITMVLRKLLASSTFAIARTLRRLADRLENLRDRLDLLDDEDLEGIDELADEYGEDAEADVEEEIDPEQLKGELEDLRRYAELAARIAHNAKGDALLPALGTAFAKAQVLGAPRKAVIFTESRETQTYLYDLLVANGYDGQVATINGTNNQPHHGEIYQRWLAKHQGTDRVTGSRAVDMKAAIVEHFRDEATILIATEAAAEGVNLQFCSLVVNFDLPWNPQRIEQRIGRCHRYGQKHDVVVVNFLNRRNEADKRVYELLSEKFRLFDGVFGASDEVLGALESGVDIERRIAEVYQTCRTNAEIQAAFDTLQAELDAKIQARLAATRQALLEHFDEDVRSRLKISREKTLECLSQRERWLLDLTRVELDSQAQFDPQMPRFLYTGDTSEGEARHGWYNLDWKAAETADEHFYRPDHPLALRLIERAIGRKLPVAEITFDYTNHPSKISVIEPLVGQSGWLEVSKLTICAVEVDEFLVFAAKTDHKQVLDEEICRKLMSLPATLGPEATDTPDLAEQRKVEVAARLGEIDTRNARFFDEEVLKLDRWSEDLKLSLEHDIKELDKQVRELRRTAALAQSLQDKLAHQKQIRELDRRRNIKRRELYDAQDAIDQQREELIGKIEKQLKHTSTVHALFTIRWRIQ